A window of the Streptomyces finlayi genome harbors these coding sequences:
- a CDS encoding amidohydrolase family protein, giving the protein MSSSDTTSPAVLEQLQRQSADSQRRILFAGATIVTMDAGLGVLHGADLLVEGDTITAIGTGLDRDGAVVVDAAGTILTPGFVDTHRHAWETQLRRIMPDVDDLGAYVMSTLAGYATVYRPHDMYVGTKLAALTAIDSGITTMLDFSHNSRTPEHSDAAVQALIDTGIRGVHASMGPHFGDWDKHWPGDLARLKDTYFAGDDQLLTLRLAALATDEIAGPALAYGPELARTAKDLGIGVSVDAVFGASSSTAVLKWARDGLLGPDLTLIHATGLTHAAWKAIGESGTMIALAPTSDAQIGLETAIPAIDEALSAGVRPGLSIDVEVALVSDMFTQMRALHAIQRMRAVNAVHGTEQQPERITTHDVLDFATLQGARTNGLGGVTGSLAPGKKADLLVIQAEDLNNMPLNDAVGTIVLGSDARNISAVLINGAPRKWSGQVLDVDLPALRAEVHASREYVLNTPAA; this is encoded by the coding sequence TTGTCTTCCTCCGACACCACCAGCCCTGCAGTGCTCGAACAGCTTCAGCGCCAGTCCGCCGACTCGCAGCGGCGCATCCTGTTCGCCGGGGCGACCATCGTCACCATGGATGCCGGCCTCGGTGTCCTGCACGGTGCCGACCTGCTCGTCGAGGGTGACACGATCACCGCGATCGGTACCGGTCTGGACCGGGACGGTGCGGTGGTCGTCGACGCTGCGGGCACGATCCTCACGCCGGGCTTCGTCGATACCCACCGGCACGCCTGGGAGACGCAGCTGCGCCGGATCATGCCGGACGTCGACGACCTCGGCGCCTACGTGATGTCGACCCTCGCCGGCTACGCCACCGTCTACCGGCCGCACGACATGTATGTCGGGACCAAGTTGGCCGCGCTGACGGCGATCGACAGCGGCATCACGACCATGCTCGACTTCTCCCACAACTCCCGCACCCCCGAGCACTCCGACGCCGCCGTCCAGGCGCTGATCGACACCGGCATCCGCGGGGTGCACGCCTCGATGGGCCCGCACTTCGGGGACTGGGACAAGCATTGGCCGGGTGACCTGGCCCGCCTCAAGGACACGTACTTCGCCGGCGACGACCAGCTGCTGACCCTGCGCCTGGCCGCTCTGGCCACCGACGAGATCGCCGGGCCCGCCCTCGCCTACGGCCCCGAACTCGCCCGTACCGCCAAGGATCTGGGCATCGGGGTGAGCGTCGACGCCGTCTTCGGCGCCTCCTCCTCCACCGCCGTCCTGAAGTGGGCGAGGGACGGCCTCCTCGGCCCGGACCTCACCCTCATCCACGCCACCGGCCTGACCCATGCTGCCTGGAAGGCGATCGGGGAGAGCGGCACGATGATCGCCCTGGCTCCGACCTCGGATGCCCAGATCGGGCTGGAGACTGCGATCCCCGCGATCGACGAGGCCCTGTCGGCCGGGGTGCGGCCCGGGTTGAGCATCGATGTGGAGGTGGCGCTGGTCAGCGACATGTTCACGCAGATGCGGGCCCTGCACGCCATCCAGCGGATGCGCGCGGTCAACGCCGTCCACGGCACCGAGCAGCAGCCGGAGCGGATCACCACTCACGACGTCCTGGACTTCGCCACCCTCCAGGGTGCCCGCACCAACGGCCTGGGAGGCGTCACCGGCTCGCTCGCCCCGGGCAAGAAGGCCGACCTGCTGGTCATCCAGGCTGAGGACCTCAACAACATGCCGCTCAACGACGCGGTGGGCACCATCGTGCTCGGCTCCGACGCCCGCAATATCAGCGCCGTCCTCATCAACGGCGCACCCCGCAAGTGGAGTGGCCAGGTCCTCGACGTCGACCTGCCCGCCCTGCGCGCCGAGGTCCACGCCTCTCGCGAGTACGTCCTGAACACCCCTGCGGCCTGA
- a CDS encoding nuclear transport factor 2 family protein, which translates to MTTHQHDEQTATGCAVVEALYSSLAEGDVPALLAGLDERIEWVVPPGLHYGGTYRGREQVLENVFSRFVTEWQDFTVAPAEIMQAGDRVVALGHYSATNLATGKPMRTRFVHIWRLRDGVPVHFETVLDTHTMVAAT; encoded by the coding sequence ATGACCACGCACCAGCACGACGAACAGACCGCCACGGGGTGTGCGGTGGTGGAGGCGTTGTACAGCTCCCTCGCCGAGGGCGACGTCCCCGCGCTGCTCGCGGGACTCGACGAGCGAATCGAATGGGTCGTCCCGCCGGGTCTGCACTACGGGGGCACGTACAGGGGACGTGAGCAGGTACTTGAGAACGTCTTCTCCCGTTTCGTCACCGAGTGGCAGGACTTCACCGTCGCACCCGCGGAGATCATGCAAGCCGGGGACCGTGTCGTCGCGCTCGGCCACTACAGCGCCACGAACCTGGCCACCGGGAAGCCGATGCGGACGCGCTTCGTGCACATATGGCGACTGCGGGACGGCGTCCCCGTGCACTTCGAGACCGTCCTCGACACCCACACCATGGTCGCCGCGACGTGA
- a CDS encoding methyltransferase, whose amino-acid sequence MTLFEHDFVAAGSAEPPGDDTGRMLQMMTGYWVTQVVRSAAELRIADHLHPGGATAADIAAAESLDTDSTFRFLRACASLGLATSTDGERFVSTSLLDTLRTDAPESLRDLALWGGAESHWLPWGRLSGAIRSGTTQAKAALGASFFDWLATVPTEAEVFTNAMTAMTRGLAHQLADVIRLKGTEVVVDVGGAGGNLVQTLMQRHPGLTGAVLDLPHVGAEADASASSLGVTDRFTFVGGDFFEKVPSGDVHLLKFVLHDWDDDACVRILRNCRESLEPGGRVLVMELLVDEVGTPGLQPLMDLNMMALSTGRERSLHEFGNLFERAGLTLTRTTSSASLVSVLELTPSDPRPGQ is encoded by the coding sequence ATGACTTTGTTCGAACACGATTTCGTCGCGGCTGGTTCCGCCGAACCGCCCGGGGACGACACGGGGCGCATGCTCCAGATGATGACAGGGTATTGGGTCACCCAGGTGGTCCGGTCCGCGGCCGAGCTGCGCATAGCCGACCACCTGCACCCCGGTGGTGCCACGGCCGCCGACATCGCCGCGGCGGAGTCGCTGGACACGGATTCGACCTTCCGGTTCCTGCGGGCCTGCGCCTCGCTCGGACTCGCCACGTCGACGGACGGGGAGCGGTTCGTCAGTACGTCTCTGCTCGACACCCTGCGCACCGACGCCCCGGAATCCTTGCGGGACCTGGCACTGTGGGGTGGGGCCGAGTCGCACTGGCTGCCCTGGGGACGGCTGTCGGGTGCGATCCGCAGCGGCACCACCCAGGCGAAGGCCGCTCTCGGCGCCTCCTTCTTCGACTGGCTCGCCACCGTGCCCACGGAGGCCGAGGTGTTCACCAACGCCATGACCGCCATGACGCGCGGCCTGGCCCACCAGCTGGCGGACGTGATCCGGCTCAAGGGCACCGAGGTCGTCGTGGACGTCGGTGGTGCCGGCGGGAACCTCGTCCAGACGCTCATGCAGCGGCATCCCGGACTGACCGGGGCGGTCCTCGACCTCCCGCACGTGGGTGCCGAGGCGGACGCCTCCGCGTCGAGCCTGGGGGTCACGGACCGGTTCACCTTCGTCGGCGGTGACTTCTTCGAGAAGGTGCCGTCCGGGGACGTGCACCTGCTGAAGTTCGTCCTGCACGACTGGGACGACGACGCCTGCGTACGCATCCTGCGCAACTGCCGGGAGTCACTCGAACCGGGTGGACGCGTGCTGGTGATGGAACTCCTCGTGGACGAGGTGGGCACACCCGGCCTGCAGCCGCTGATGGACCTCAACATGATGGCGCTGTCGACCGGACGCGAGCGCAGCCTCCACGAGTTCGGGAACCTCTTCGAACGGGCCGGCCTGACGCTGACCAGAACGACGTCGTCGGCGTCCCTGGTCTCCGTCCTGGAACTCACGCCGTCCGACCCACGCCCGGGGCAGTGA
- a CDS encoding alpha/beta hydrolase yields MSPHHRSSRTAVALASLAVLAAAGTTACDPDAGEASGPPPVPRTLTEQRPHWTACSAPSTAQGGGDKPEKLPDGTTWQCGTVKVPLDYANPGGKTMDLALIRAKAAPAPGKKRIGSLLFNFGGPGGSGVSTLPLMAGDDYMKLHKRYDLVSFDPRGVGDSAGVRCLDTKPMDARLAADSTPDHAAEEKTYTRGARAYARFCESNSGAVLEHVGTQQAARDLELMRQVLGDAKLNYFGISYGTQLGGVYAHLFPENVGRLVFDAVVDPTENVLTSGLGQAKGFQGALRNFLKDCAKQDSCFFEGDDPAQGEKEIVELIERLDKRPLPTDFERPLTQSLALNGIAAALYDKEGWLLLRAALGEAETGNGSTLLVLSDALNQRAENGKYSNINAANTAVNCADYKDRYTAADVHRHLPDFRKASGVFGDWMAWGLLQCTGWPVEGHAPTVDVAADGADPVLVIGNTGDPATPYEGAERMADELGEGVGVRLTVDGEGHGTYGVNDCLTGLVDTYLLDGAVPKNGTTCL; encoded by the coding sequence ATGTCTCCTCACCACCGCTCGTCCCGGACAGCCGTCGCCCTGGCGTCGCTGGCCGTACTGGCAGCCGCCGGGACCACGGCCTGCGACCCCGACGCCGGCGAGGCTTCCGGGCCGCCCCCGGTGCCTCGTACCCTCACCGAACAGAGACCGCACTGGACCGCGTGCTCTGCTCCGTCCACGGCCCAGGGCGGCGGTGACAAGCCCGAGAAGCTGCCGGACGGAACGACGTGGCAGTGCGGAACAGTGAAGGTGCCGTTGGACTACGCGAACCCCGGCGGCAAGACCATGGACCTCGCCCTCATCAGGGCGAAAGCCGCCCCGGCTCCCGGCAAGAAGCGCATCGGATCCCTGCTCTTCAACTTCGGTGGACCCGGCGGGTCCGGGGTCTCGACGCTTCCCCTCATGGCCGGCGACGACTACATGAAACTGCACAAGCGCTACGACCTGGTCTCCTTCGACCCGCGCGGGGTCGGGGACAGCGCCGGCGTGCGGTGCCTGGACACGAAGCCCATGGACGCGCGGCTGGCCGCGGACTCGACCCCGGACCACGCCGCGGAAGAGAAGACCTATACCCGCGGGGCACGTGCGTACGCCAGGTTCTGCGAAAGCAACTCGGGCGCGGTTCTGGAGCACGTCGGCACCCAGCAGGCCGCACGTGACCTGGAGCTGATGCGCCAGGTCCTGGGTGACGCGAAACTGAACTACTTCGGCATCTCCTACGGAACGCAGCTCGGTGGCGTCTACGCCCACCTCTTCCCTGAGAACGTCGGACGACTGGTCTTCGACGCCGTGGTCGATCCCACCGAGAACGTCCTCACCAGTGGACTCGGTCAGGCCAAGGGGTTCCAGGGCGCGCTGCGGAATTTCCTCAAGGACTGCGCGAAGCAGGACTCGTGCTTCTTCGAGGGCGATGATCCCGCTCAGGGTGAGAAGGAGATCGTCGAGCTGATCGAGCGCCTGGACAAGCGACCGCTGCCCACCGATTTCGAACGCCCCCTCACCCAGAGCCTCGCCCTCAACGGCATCGCCGCCGCCCTCTACGACAAGGAGGGCTGGTTGCTGCTCAGGGCCGCGCTGGGTGAGGCTGAGACGGGGAACGGCTCCACGCTGCTGGTGCTCTCCGACGCGCTCAACCAGCGTGCCGAGAACGGCAAGTACTCCAACATCAACGCCGCCAACACCGCGGTGAACTGCGCCGACTACAAGGACCGTTACACCGCCGCCGACGTACACCGGCATCTTCCCGACTTCCGCAAGGCGTCCGGTGTGTTCGGCGACTGGATGGCCTGGGGGCTGCTCCAGTGCACCGGTTGGCCCGTCGAAGGCCACGCGCCAACCGTCGACGTCGCGGCCGACGGCGCGGACCCCGTCCTCGTCATCGGCAACACCGGTGATCCCGCCACCCCCTACGAGGGAGCCGAGAGGATGGCGGACGAGCTGGGCGAAGGAGTCGGTGTCCGCCTCACCGTCGACGGTGAAGGCCACGGCACCTACGGCGTCAACGACTGCCTGACCGGGTTGGTCGACACGTACCTGCTCGACGGGGCGGTCCCGAAGAACGGCACCACCTGCTTGTGA
- a CDS encoding aldo/keto reductase, translating into MTDVQQQIDESGTVRIGDRTINRLSFGAMRLADKEIWGPPADRGNAVRVARRAVELGVNHIDTADSYAFGVTEEILREALHPYPDDLLIATKAGQAQVRPGVWEPVGRPAYLRQQCEASLRRLGTERIDLFYLHRVDPLVPFDDQIGAMRELQDEGKIAHFGLSSVTVDQIESAQKIIDVTAVQNIFNVAARVGEDVLEHCEREQIPFIAWFPIMSGELALANSVVAEVAAELNATPAQVALAWLLNRSSVLCPIPGTSSITHLEENVAASALRLTDEHLARLAPLRLAEDELAQLLAAGSAQE; encoded by the coding sequence ATGACTGATGTACAACAGCAGATCGACGAGTCCGGAACGGTCCGGATCGGGGACCGGACGATCAACCGCCTGTCGTTCGGCGCCATGCGCCTCGCCGACAAGGAGATCTGGGGACCGCCCGCGGACCGCGGGAACGCGGTACGCGTCGCGCGCCGTGCCGTCGAGCTCGGCGTCAACCACATCGACACCGCGGACTCCTACGCCTTCGGCGTGACCGAGGAGATCCTGCGCGAAGCACTTCACCCCTACCCCGACGACCTGTTGATCGCGACCAAGGCGGGTCAGGCTCAGGTACGGCCGGGGGTGTGGGAGCCCGTCGGACGCCCCGCCTATCTGCGACAGCAGTGCGAGGCCAGTCTCCGCCGCCTGGGCACGGAACGTATCGATCTCTTCTACCTGCACCGTGTCGACCCACTGGTGCCGTTCGACGACCAGATCGGCGCGATGAGGGAACTGCAGGACGAGGGCAAGATCGCCCACTTCGGACTGTCGAGCGTCACGGTCGACCAGATCGAGTCCGCACAGAAGATCATCGATGTGACAGCCGTGCAGAACATCTTCAACGTGGCGGCTCGCGTGGGAGAGGACGTCCTCGAACACTGCGAACGGGAGCAGATCCCCTTCATCGCGTGGTTTCCGATCATGAGTGGCGAGCTGGCCCTCGCCAACAGCGTCGTCGCCGAAGTGGCGGCGGAGCTGAACGCGACGCCCGCGCAGGTGGCTCTCGCCTGGCTGCTGAACCGGTCGAGCGTGCTCTGCCCCATCCCCGGCACGTCCTCGATCACTCATCTTGAGGAGAACGTCGCCGCGTCCGCGCTGCGGCTCACCGATGAGCACCTCGCCCGCCTGGCCCCGCTGCGGCTGGCCGAAGACGAACTCGCGCAGCTTCTCGCAGCCGGCTCGGCCCAGGAGTAG
- a CDS encoding SDR family NAD(P)-dependent oxidoreductase, producing MTTVTVITGANKGLGFETARRLVEAGHTVYAGARDAHRGQQAAKALGARPLLVDVTDDASVAAAAAQVRAEAGRVDVLVNNAGIAGPAAPAGELTAADLQYVFDTNVFGVVRTTRAFLPLLQAAARPAIVNVSSGLGSLTINADPAAHSDLLPAWAPLLAYNSSKAALNMLTAVYAQSLPQISVVSVDPGFTATDLNGHQGTQSVEEGAAVIVAAATAGTSTPSPAFVGATGSVPW from the coding sequence ATGACAACAGTCACCGTGATCACCGGGGCCAACAAGGGCCTCGGATTCGAAACTGCCCGCCGCCTCGTCGAGGCGGGCCACACCGTCTACGCCGGAGCCCGCGACGCCCACCGCGGCCAGCAGGCCGCCAAGGCCCTTGGAGCACGTCCGCTGCTCGTCGACGTCACCGACGACGCGTCCGTCGCCGCAGCCGCCGCACAGGTGCGTGCCGAGGCGGGAAGGGTCGACGTCCTGGTCAACAACGCGGGCATCGCCGGCCCCGCCGCCCCGGCCGGCGAGCTGACCGCCGCCGACCTGCAGTACGTCTTCGACACCAACGTCTTCGGCGTCGTACGCACCACCCGCGCCTTCCTGCCCCTGCTCCAGGCCGCGGCCCGGCCCGCGATCGTGAACGTGTCCAGCGGGCTGGGCTCGCTGACGATCAACGCCGACCCGGCCGCCCACAGCGATCTGCTCCCGGCCTGGGCGCCGCTGCTGGCCTACAACTCCTCCAAGGCCGCACTCAACATGCTGACCGCCGTCTACGCGCAGTCCCTCCCGCAGATCAGCGTGGTCTCGGTGGACCCCGGGTTCACGGCGACCGACCTGAACGGCCACCAGGGCACCCAGAGCGTCGAGGAGGGCGCCGCGGTGATCGTCGCCGCCGCCACCGCGGGGACCAGCACGCCGAGCCCTGCCTTCGTCGGCGCCACCGGCTCCGTGCCCTGGTGA
- a CDS encoding helix-turn-helix domain-containing protein: MNDDPVALGQALRHWRDRTGPEDLGLPRGGVRRAPGLRREELAQLAGLSVDYVVRLERGRATSPSPQVLASLARALRLNETERDHLYLLADQAPPTSGQVSPHVPPSVQRLLDQLNGSPVSVHDAAWNLISCNPLWAALMGDPSPWRGKERNIAWRHFTRQPTRVAHTPDQQDRFETALVSDLRSSAARYPADTRLTALINDLRGVSNRFDDLWDSHTVGFHTTDSKTVHHPDLGPVAIDCDTLTVPGDDLRIAVCSPPLGTATADQFALLNSIGTQVLS, from the coding sequence ATGAACGACGATCCTGTGGCCCTCGGTCAGGCCCTGCGCCACTGGCGTGACCGCACCGGTCCCGAAGACCTGGGCCTTCCCCGTGGCGGAGTGCGCCGGGCGCCCGGGCTGCGCCGCGAGGAGCTGGCCCAGCTCGCCGGACTGTCCGTCGACTACGTCGTCCGGCTGGAACGGGGCCGGGCCACCTCACCCTCCCCGCAGGTCCTCGCCTCCCTCGCCCGCGCCCTGCGCCTGAACGAGACCGAACGCGACCACCTTTACCTGCTGGCCGACCAGGCACCGCCCACCAGCGGCCAGGTCTCCCCGCACGTGCCGCCCAGCGTCCAGCGGCTTCTCGACCAGCTCAACGGCAGCCCGGTCAGCGTCCACGACGCCGCCTGGAACCTCATCTCCTGCAATCCCCTGTGGGCCGCCCTCATGGGCGACCCCTCCCCCTGGCGCGGCAAGGAACGCAACATCGCCTGGCGGCACTTCACCCGCCAGCCCACGCGCGTCGCCCACACCCCCGACCAACAGGACCGCTTCGAAACCGCCCTCGTCTCAGACCTGCGTTCCTCCGCCGCCCGCTACCCCGCGGACACCCGGCTCACAGCCCTCATCAACGACCTGCGCGGCGTCAGCAACCGCTTCGACGACCTCTGGGACTCCCACACGGTCGGCTTCCACACCACCGACAGCAAGACCGTCCACCACCCCGATCTCGGACCGGTCGCCATCGACTGCGACACCCTCACCGTCCCCGGCGACGACCTGCGCATCGCCGTCTGCTCCCCGCCCCTGGGTACTGCCACAGCCGACCAGTTCGCTCTGCTGAACTCCATCGGAACTCAGGTCCTCAGCTGA
- a CDS encoding helix-turn-helix domain-containing protein, translating to MLRCAEGGTNKEIAAELGVAHGTVNRWRSRFIRLRLDGLTDEPRPGRPPTDANHRGDVRTPEPGIPGRPARGACEDTSP from the coding sequence GTGCTGCGGTGCGCGGAAGGCGGGACGAACAAGGAGATCGCCGCCGAACTCGGTGTCGCCCATGGAACGGTCAACCGATGGCGGTCGAGGTTCATCCGCTTGCGGCTGGACGGGCTGACCGATGAGCCGCGCCCCGGCCGGCCGCCCACCGACGCAAACCACCGCGGGGATGTCCGGACGCCGGAGCCCGGGATCCCGGGACGGCCGGCCCGCGGAGCATGTGAAGACACCTCTCCGTAA